A genomic segment from Microbulbifer elongatus encodes:
- the galE gene encoding UDP-glucose 4-epimerase GalE, which translates to MKILVTGGAGYIGSHTCVELIEAGFEPVVVDNLCNSSEEALRRVEAITGHSVPFHHVDITDARALGEVFRAYPVQAVVHFAGLKAVGESVSLPLRYYQNNVAGTLTLCEVMEEAGVRQLIFSSSATVYGDPATVPIQEDFPTGATNPYGASKLMVEDILRDLCKAPGKQWKISLLRYFNPIGAHESGTIGEDPAGIPNNLLPYVAQVAVGRLPHLQVFGDDYATSDGTGVRDYIHVVDLARGHLAALNKLGRADTESGCYTYNLGTGRGSSVLEIVRAFAEAAGKDIPYQIVPRRPGDIAECYADPAYAEKELGWKAEFDLKRMVTDTWRWQSQNPNGYGK; encoded by the coding sequence ATGAAGATTTTGGTAACCGGGGGCGCGGGCTACATTGGTAGCCACACCTGTGTGGAGTTGATTGAGGCGGGTTTTGAGCCCGTGGTGGTCGACAACCTGTGTAACAGCAGTGAAGAGGCCCTGCGCCGTGTAGAGGCTATTACCGGGCATTCTGTGCCGTTTCACCATGTGGATATCACCGATGCCCGTGCGCTGGGGGAGGTCTTTCGCGCGTATCCGGTGCAGGCGGTGGTGCATTTTGCCGGTCTCAAGGCGGTGGGTGAATCCGTTTCCCTGCCTTTGCGGTATTACCAGAACAATGTTGCAGGCACTCTCACCCTGTGTGAGGTGATGGAAGAGGCGGGCGTCCGGCAGCTGATTTTCAGTTCCTCCGCCACCGTTTACGGTGACCCGGCAACGGTTCCTATTCAGGAAGACTTCCCCACCGGCGCCACCAACCCCTACGGCGCCAGCAAACTGATGGTAGAGGATATCCTGCGGGATCTGTGCAAAGCACCGGGTAAACAGTGGAAAATCAGCCTGTTGCGCTATTTCAACCCCATTGGCGCCCACGAGAGCGGCACCATCGGCGAAGACCCCGCGGGTATCCCCAATAACCTGCTGCCCTACGTGGCCCAGGTGGCCGTGGGCCGACTGCCCCATCTGCAGGTGTTTGGCGACGACTACGCCACCTCGGACGGTACCGGTGTGCGCGACTATATCCACGTGGTCGACCTCGCTCGTGGCCATCTGGCGGCGCTGAATAAATTAGGCCGGGCAGATACCGAATCCGGTTGTTACACCTACAACCTGGGCACTGGCCGCGGCAGTTCGGTACTGGAAATCGTGCGCGCTTTTGCGGAAGCTGCGGGTAAAGACATTCCCTACCAGATTGTGCCCCGTCGCCCCGGCGATATCGCCGAGTGCTATGCGGATCCGGCCTATGCGGAAAAAGAGCTGGGGTGGAAGGCGGAATTTGACCTGAAGCGGATGGTGACGGACACCTGGCGCTGGCAGTCGCAGAACCCGAACGGCTATGGAAAGTAA
- a CDS encoding PrkA family serine protein kinase produces the protein MSIFNHYLERYESIQEEELTIQEYLELCKNDRSAYASPAERMLMAIGEAELVDTSRDPRLSRIFSNKVIKRYKAFSEFYGMEEAIEQIVSFFRHAAQGLEEKKQILYLLGPVGGGKSSLAERLKALMEQIPIYAIKGSPVFESPLALFSPSEDGQILEEDYGIPRRYVNTIMSPWAVKRLHEYQGDISKFKVVKLRPSILDQTAIAKTEPGDENNQDISALVGKVDIRKLEDFPQNDPDAYSFSGSLCRANQGMMEFVEMFKAPIKVLHPLLTATQEGNYNSTEGLGAIPFNGVILAHSNESEWQSFRNNRNNEAFLDRIYIVKVPYCLRVQEEIKIYDKLLEHSSLSKAPCALDTLRMLAQFSVLSRIKNPENSSVFSKMRVYDGENLKDTDPKAKTIQEYRDNAGVDEGMNGLSTRFAFKILSKVFNFDATEVAANPVHLLYVLEQQIEQEQFPPEIQENYLGFIKEYLAPRYVDFIGKEIQTAYLESYAEYGQNLFDRYVTYADFWIQDQEYRDPETGEILDRAALNEELEKTEKPAGISNPKDFRNEIVNFVLRARAGNQGKNPDWRSYEKLKAVIEKKMFSNTEDLLPVISFNTKASADDQKKHADFVARMVERGYTEKQVRLLSEWYLRVRKSQ, from the coding sequence ATGTCGATATTCAATCACTACCTGGAACGCTATGAGTCGATTCAGGAGGAAGAACTCACCATCCAGGAGTACCTGGAGCTGTGTAAAAACGACCGCAGCGCCTACGCGTCACCCGCCGAGCGCATGCTGATGGCTATCGGCGAAGCCGAGCTGGTGGACACCTCCCGCGACCCGCGTCTCTCGCGCATCTTTTCCAACAAAGTGATCAAGCGCTACAAGGCGTTCAGTGAATTCTACGGAATGGAGGAAGCCATCGAGCAGATCGTTTCCTTCTTCCGCCACGCGGCCCAGGGCCTGGAAGAGAAAAAACAGATTCTGTATCTGCTGGGCCCGGTGGGCGGCGGCAAGTCCTCTCTGGCAGAACGCCTGAAAGCACTGATGGAACAGATCCCCATCTACGCCATCAAGGGCTCTCCGGTATTCGAGTCACCGCTGGCACTCTTCTCTCCCAGTGAGGACGGACAGATCCTGGAAGAGGACTACGGCATCCCGCGCCGCTACGTGAATACCATCATGTCTCCCTGGGCGGTGAAACGCCTGCATGAATACCAGGGTGATATCAGCAAGTTCAAAGTGGTGAAACTGCGCCCGTCGATTCTCGACCAGACCGCGATTGCAAAAACCGAGCCCGGCGACGAAAACAACCAGGATATTTCCGCCCTGGTGGGCAAGGTGGATATCCGCAAGCTGGAAGACTTCCCGCAGAACGACCCGGATGCCTACAGCTTCTCCGGCAGCCTGTGCCGTGCCAACCAGGGCATGATGGAATTCGTGGAAATGTTCAAGGCGCCGATCAAGGTGCTGCACCCTCTGCTGACCGCCACCCAGGAGGGCAACTACAACAGTACCGAGGGTCTTGGCGCCATCCCGTTCAACGGCGTGATCCTGGCGCACTCCAATGAATCCGAATGGCAGTCTTTCCGGAACAACCGCAACAACGAAGCGTTCCTGGACCGCATCTATATCGTCAAGGTGCCCTACTGCCTGCGAGTGCAGGAAGAGATCAAGATTTACGACAAGCTGCTGGAACACAGCTCCCTGTCGAAAGCCCCCTGTGCGCTGGACACCCTGCGCATGCTGGCACAGTTCTCGGTACTGTCGCGGATCAAGAACCCGGAAAACTCCAGTGTTTTCTCGAAGATGCGGGTATACGACGGAGAGAATCTGAAAGATACAGACCCGAAAGCGAAAACCATTCAGGAATACCGCGACAATGCGGGCGTGGATGAGGGCATGAATGGCCTGTCCACCCGCTTCGCCTTCAAGATTCTGTCCAAGGTATTCAACTTTGACGCCACCGAGGTGGCGGCCAACCCGGTGCACCTGCTGTATGTACTGGAGCAGCAGATCGAGCAGGAGCAGTTCCCACCGGAAATTCAGGAGAATTATCTGGGCTTCATCAAGGAATATCTGGCGCCGCGGTATGTGGACTTTATCGGCAAGGAAATCCAGACCGCTTACCTGGAATCCTATGCGGAATACGGCCAGAACCTGTTCGACCGCTATGTGACGTATGCGGACTTCTGGATTCAGGATCAGGAATACCGCGATCCGGAAACCGGCGAGATTCTCGACCGCGCAGCCCTCAACGAAGAGCTGGAGAAAACCGAGAAGCCGGCGGGTATCTCCAACCCCAAAGACTTCCGCAACGAGATCGTCAATTTTGTACTGCGCGCCCGCGCGGGCAATCAGGGCAAGAACCCGGACTGGCGCTCTTACGAGAAGCTGAAAGCGGTGATCGAGAAGAAAATGTTCTCCAACACCGAGGATCTGCTGCCGGTTATTTCCTTCAATACCAAGGCCTCTGCAGACGACCAGAAAAAACACGCGGACTTTGTCGCGCGCATGGTTGAGCGCGGCTATACCGAGAAACAGGTTCGCCTGCTTTCCGAGTGGTATCTGCGGGTACGCAAGTCTCAGTAA
- a CDS encoding NADH:flavin oxidoreductase: protein MRHSLDSLLRPFEHKSLKLRNRVAMAPMTRTASPGYVPNEQVAGYYRRRAEGEVGLIITEGTFVGHPAANGYENVPAIYGDKAMAGWKNVVDQVHAAGGQIIPQLWHVGSVRKEGTGPDKSFPTHSPSGLFKPGKPNGQAMSKQDIQDTVKAFADSARAAKQAGFDGVEIHGAHGYLVDQFFWEGTNQRDDEYGGSLENRTRFAVEIIEAVRDAVGEDFAIVLRYSQWKQQDYEARLAQTPEELERFLKPLVNAGVDIFHASTRRFWVPEFEGSDMNLAGWTRRLTGKPVISVGSVGLDDDFIGGNNQGMGGTANPTGLDELVRRMDNDEFDMIAVGRALLQDPNWLQKVKQGREEEIVPFTKEALASLS, encoded by the coding sequence ATGCGCCATTCCCTCGACAGCCTACTGCGCCCTTTCGAGCACAAGTCCCTCAAGCTGCGCAACCGCGTTGCCATGGCCCCCATGACCCGCACCGCCTCCCCCGGCTACGTGCCCAATGAACAGGTCGCCGGCTACTATCGCCGCCGCGCCGAGGGTGAAGTGGGGCTGATCATTACCGAAGGTACGTTCGTCGGTCACCCCGCGGCCAACGGCTACGAGAATGTCCCGGCCATCTACGGCGATAAAGCCATGGCGGGCTGGAAAAATGTCGTCGATCAGGTGCATGCAGCGGGCGGCCAGATTATTCCGCAACTGTGGCATGTGGGCTCCGTGCGCAAGGAAGGCACCGGCCCGGACAAATCTTTCCCCACCCATTCACCTTCCGGCCTGTTCAAACCGGGCAAGCCCAACGGACAGGCGATGAGCAAACAGGATATTCAAGACACCGTCAAAGCCTTCGCCGATTCCGCACGCGCGGCCAAACAGGCGGGTTTTGACGGAGTGGAAATTCACGGCGCCCACGGCTATCTGGTGGACCAGTTTTTCTGGGAAGGCACCAACCAGCGCGACGACGAGTACGGCGGTTCACTGGAAAACCGCACCCGTTTCGCGGTGGAAATCATCGAAGCTGTGCGCGATGCGGTGGGTGAGGACTTCGCCATCGTACTGCGCTACTCCCAGTGGAAACAGCAGGATTACGAAGCGCGCCTGGCGCAGACACCGGAGGAGCTGGAGCGTTTCCTGAAGCCGCTGGTCAACGCCGGTGTGGATATCTTCCACGCTTCGACAAGACGTTTCTGGGTGCCGGAATTTGAAGGTTCCGACATGAACCTGGCGGGCTGGACCCGCAGACTTACCGGCAAACCGGTAATCTCCGTAGGTAGCGTCGGCCTCGACGACGACTTCATTGGCGGCAACAACCAGGGCATGGGCGGCACCGCCAACCCCACCGGCCTGGACGAACTGGTACGTCGCATGGACAACGACGAGTTCGACATGATCGCCGTGGGCCGCGCACTGCTGCAGGATCCGAACTGGTTACAGAAAGTGAAGCAAGGTCGCGAGGAAGAGATCGTGCCGTTTACCAAGGAGGCACTGGCCAGCCTGAGCTGA
- a CDS encoding SpoVR family protein, producing the protein MLDTAQTNKQPISTTSEWTFELIQEYDREIALLAKEFGLDTYPNQIEVISSEQMMDAYSSVGMPVGYNHWSFGKQFISVENNYQRGRMGLAYEIVINSNPCIAYLMEENTMTMQALVIAHASYGHNSFFKGNYLFRTWTDASSIIDYLLFAKNYIARCEERYGVDEVESLLDSCHALMNYGVDRYKRPYPISAHEEERRQKEREEYRQRQLNDLWRTIPKLGAGEEEAPVQRFPDEPQENILYFIEKNAPLLENWQRELVRIVRKMAQYFYPQRQTQVMNEGWATFWHYTLLNELHARGKVTDGFMMEFLASHTSVIYQPPYDSPYYNGINPYALGFSIFTDLRRICENPTDEDRAWFPDIAGSNWKETLQFAMRDFKDESFILQFLSPKVMRDMKLFCISDDDREKEIEVGAIHNEDGYRELRAKLAGQYNLGNREPNIQVFSVDTRGDRSITLHHTQHQRRPLGKDTGEVLKHLHRLWGFDVHLHSLNGDEVTASYHCPEIGRDRSEEEESMLVPKPI; encoded by the coding sequence ATGCTTGATACAGCACAAACGAACAAGCAGCCCATCTCCACCACCTCCGAGTGGACTTTCGAACTCATTCAGGAGTACGACCGGGAAATCGCGCTGCTGGCCAAGGAATTTGGCCTGGACACCTATCCCAACCAGATTGAAGTCATCAGCTCCGAACAGATGATGGATGCCTACTCATCCGTCGGTATGCCGGTGGGTTACAACCACTGGTCCTTCGGCAAGCAGTTCATCAGTGTGGAAAACAATTACCAGCGCGGGCGCATGGGCCTGGCCTACGAGATTGTGATCAACTCCAATCCGTGCATCGCCTACCTGATGGAAGAAAACACCATGACCATGCAGGCGCTGGTGATTGCCCACGCCAGTTACGGTCACAATTCTTTCTTCAAAGGGAATTACCTGTTCCGCACCTGGACCGATGCCAGCAGTATTATCGATTACCTGCTGTTTGCGAAAAACTATATCGCCCGCTGCGAAGAGCGCTACGGGGTGGACGAAGTGGAATCCCTGCTGGACAGCTGTCATGCACTGATGAATTACGGAGTGGATCGCTACAAGCGCCCCTACCCGATTTCCGCCCACGAGGAAGAGCGCCGTCAGAAAGAGCGCGAGGAGTATCGCCAGCGCCAGCTGAACGATCTGTGGCGCACCATTCCCAAGCTGGGTGCCGGCGAAGAGGAAGCGCCGGTGCAGCGGTTCCCCGATGAACCTCAGGAGAACATTCTCTACTTTATCGAGAAAAACGCACCGCTACTGGAGAACTGGCAGCGGGAGCTGGTGCGCATCGTCAGAAAAATGGCGCAATATTTTTATCCACAGCGCCAGACCCAGGTAATGAACGAGGGCTGGGCCACCTTCTGGCACTATACCCTACTCAACGAACTGCACGCCCGCGGTAAGGTCACCGATGGCTTTATGATGGAGTTTCTTGCCAGCCATACCAGCGTGATCTATCAACCTCCGTACGACAGCCCCTACTATAACGGCATCAACCCCTACGCCCTCGGCTTCAGTATTTTCACCGACCTACGCCGTATCTGTGAGAATCCCACCGACGAAGACCGGGCCTGGTTCCCGGATATTGCCGGCAGCAACTGGAAAGAAACCCTGCAGTTCGCCATGCGCGACTTCAAGGATGAAAGTTTTATCCTGCAATTCCTGTCACCCAAGGTGATGCGGGATATGAAGCTGTTCTGTATTTCCGATGACGATCGGGAGAAGGAAATCGAGGTGGGTGCCATTCACAACGAGGATGGCTATCGGGAACTGCGGGCAAAACTGGCAGGGCAGTACAATCTGGGCAACCGGGAACCCAATATTCAGGTATTTTCCGTGGATACCCGAGGCGATCGCTCCATCACGCTGCACCATACCCAGCACCAGCGCCGCCCACTGGGTAAAGATACGGGTGAAGTGCTGAAGCATCTACATCGTCTTTGGGGGTTTGATGTGCACCTGCACAGCCTCAACGGTGACGAGGTCACCGCGAGTTATCACTGCCCGGAGATCGGAAGAGACCGCTCTGAAGAGGAAGAGTCTATGCTGGTACCCAAGCCGATCTAG
- a CDS encoding phosphoribosyltransferase gives MSEKLFISAQSLLDDAYTLALKVVESGFRPDYIVGVWRGGAPIGIAVQEMFDFLGFHADHIAIRTSSYYGVNQRQKDVKVHGLTYLIKQVESHEKMLIVDDVYDTGLSIQQAIKDMQKACKKNTPEIRIACPYFKPSRNQTDMEPHYYLHETDQWLVFPHELTGLSEEEILENKPELRKHEALLRKLKNGN, from the coding sequence GTGAGCGAAAAACTGTTTATTTCTGCCCAGTCCCTGCTGGACGACGCCTATACGCTGGCTCTGAAAGTGGTGGAAAGCGGCTTTCGACCGGACTATATCGTCGGCGTCTGGCGCGGCGGCGCCCCCATCGGCATTGCAGTGCAGGAGATGTTCGACTTCCTCGGCTTCCATGCCGACCACATCGCCATCCGCACCTCTTCCTACTACGGTGTCAATCAGCGGCAGAAAGATGTGAAAGTGCACGGTCTCACCTATCTCATCAAGCAGGTGGAGTCCCATGAGAAAATGCTCATTGTCGACGACGTTTACGATACGGGACTGAGCATCCAGCAGGCGATCAAGGATATGCAGAAAGCGTGTAAAAAGAACACGCCGGAAATTCGTATTGCCTGCCCCTACTTCAAGCCCAGCCGCAACCAGACGGATATGGAGCCACACTACTACCTGCACGAAACCGACCAGTGGCTGGTATTTCCGCACGAACTGACGGGATTGAGTGAAGAGGAAATTCTTGAAAACAAGCCGGAGCTACGCAAGCACGAGGCACTGCTGCGTAAACTCAAGAACGGCAACTGA
- a CDS encoding pteridine reductase, with product MATALITGAAARLGRATAEALHRDHQVVIHYRHSARAALELVDTLNQRRPGSAAAVQSNLASADDCQQMADAAQACFGEVSVLVNNASAFYPTPIGGASEQQWEELMGSNLKAPFFLSQALAPALAEQGGCIVNLADIHADKPMPGHTIYSAAKAGLVMMTKSLALELAPRVRVNAVAPGAILWPEQESEGYNKEQILARIPMQRSGDPTDIARTVRFLVADAPYITGQVIAVDGGRSLNI from the coding sequence ATGGCCACAGCCCTCATCACCGGCGCCGCCGCCCGACTCGGTCGCGCCACTGCCGAAGCGTTGCACCGGGACCATCAGGTCGTTATCCATTACCGGCACTCTGCGCGAGCGGCCCTGGAACTGGTGGACACCCTGAACCAGCGCCGCCCCGGCTCTGCCGCCGCGGTTCAGAGCAACCTCGCCAGTGCCGACGACTGTCAGCAAATGGCCGATGCGGCGCAGGCCTGCTTCGGGGAGGTATCGGTACTGGTCAATAACGCCTCCGCGTTCTACCCCACCCCCATCGGCGGCGCCAGCGAACAGCAGTGGGAAGAGTTGATGGGCAGTAACCTCAAGGCCCCGTTCTTTCTCAGCCAGGCGCTGGCCCCCGCGCTCGCGGAACAGGGTGGTTGCATCGTCAACCTGGCAGATATTCACGCGGATAAACCCATGCCCGGCCACACCATCTACAGTGCGGCCAAGGCCGGGCTGGTCATGATGACCAAAAGCCTGGCACTGGAACTGGCACCCCGGGTTCGCGTCAATGCCGTCGCCCCCGGTGCGATTCTGTGGCCGGAACAGGAGAGTGAAGGCTATAACAAGGAACAGATACTGGCGCGCATCCCCATGCAGCGCAGCGGTGACCCCACAGACATCGCCCGCACCGTGCGCTTTCTGGTTGCCGATGCCCCTTACATCACCGGCCAGGTGATCGCCGTGGATGGCGGTCGCAGCCTGAATATATGA
- a CDS encoding multifunctional CCA addition/repair protein, with translation MKVYLVGGAVRDKLLQRPVHERDWVVVGASESDMRARGFRPVGKDFPVFLHPDTDEEYALARTERKSGRGYGGFTVHASPDVTLEQDLQRRDLTVNAMAETADGTIIDPYGGQADLSARTLRHVSTAFAEDPLRILRVARFAARYAPLGFTIADETMTLMRAMVDAGEVEHLVAERVWKEVSRALTEPRPDIFISTLRDCGALEILLPEVDCLFGVPQPVLHHPEIDTGDHVLRALRQAPADLPVRFAVLVHDLGKGVTPEHVLPSHRGHEAAGLPLVKGVCKRLRVPNPITALALGVCEYHLHCHKAFELRPQTLLKLLRALDALRKPERFEQFLESCEADARGRLGLEDRDYPQVDYLRAARQAAADVDPQALIAEGFAGAELGKALDRARLQALAHLKGSYGAPQA, from the coding sequence ATGAAGGTGTACCTGGTTGGCGGCGCCGTCCGTGACAAACTCCTGCAACGACCGGTGCACGAACGGGACTGGGTGGTGGTGGGCGCGAGCGAATCCGATATGCGCGCGCGTGGCTTTCGCCCGGTGGGCAAGGACTTCCCGGTATTCCTGCACCCGGACACGGACGAGGAATACGCCCTGGCCCGCACCGAGCGCAAGAGCGGTCGTGGCTACGGCGGCTTTACCGTCCACGCGAGCCCGGATGTCACCCTGGAACAGGATCTGCAACGCCGGGACCTCACCGTCAATGCCATGGCGGAGACCGCAGACGGGACCATTATCGACCCCTACGGTGGGCAAGCAGACCTGAGTGCCCGCACATTACGCCATGTTTCCACCGCGTTCGCCGAAGATCCCCTACGTATTCTGCGAGTTGCCCGCTTTGCCGCTCGCTATGCCCCCCTCGGATTTACCATTGCCGATGAAACCATGACGCTGATGCGGGCCATGGTGGATGCAGGGGAGGTGGAACACCTGGTAGCGGAGCGGGTGTGGAAGGAAGTGAGCCGGGCGCTGACGGAGCCACGGCCGGATATCTTTATCAGTACCCTACGCGACTGCGGCGCTCTGGAAATACTGCTGCCGGAGGTGGATTGCCTGTTCGGAGTACCGCAGCCGGTATTGCACCACCCGGAAATCGATACCGGGGATCATGTACTGCGCGCGCTGCGCCAGGCGCCCGCGGACTTACCCGTGCGCTTCGCGGTGCTGGTGCACGATCTGGGTAAAGGGGTCACCCCCGAGCACGTGCTGCCCAGCCACCGCGGCCATGAAGCCGCAGGCCTGCCGCTGGTGAAAGGGGTATGCAAGCGACTGCGCGTTCCCAATCCGATTACCGCACTTGCTCTCGGGGTATGTGAATACCACCTGCACTGCCACAAGGCGTTTGAACTGCGGCCACAGACCCTGCTCAAATTACTCCGCGCCCTGGACGCCCTGCGCAAACCGGAGCGATTCGAGCAGTTTCTGGAAAGCTGCGAGGCCGACGCCCGTGGCAGACTGGGGCTTGAAGACCGCGATTACCCTCAGGTCGACTACCTACGCGCAGCGCGCCAGGCGGCCGCCGATGTAGACCCCCAGGCCCTGATCGCCGAGGGGTTCGCGGGAGCCGAACTGGGCAAGGCTCTGGACCGCGCACGCCTGCAGGCGCTGGCCCACCTGAAAGGCAGCTACGGCGCCCCTCAGGCTTAA
- a CDS encoding YeaH/YhbH family protein, which produces MSYIIDRRLNGKKKSTVNRQRFLRRYKSHIKKAVGEAMNSRSITDMGAGEKISIPTRDLNEPIFSNGRGGHMEQVLPGNKEFVTGDRIPKPGQGQGQGSGGSGASDSGEGMDEFAFQISQDEFLEFMFEGLELPNMVKRKLAGNDSFQVVRAGISNEGTPGRLNVVRSMRSANARRIALSGGKRRNLKLLEQELEAEENKDTALRDQRKVDELRLQIQDLKSRISRIPFLDDFDLKYNLLVKQPRPSSKAVMFCLMDVSGSMNQATKDMAKRFFLLLYLFLQRSYEYTEVVFIRHHTSAKEVDEQEFFYSRETGGTIVSSALKMMRDIMRDRYPASEWNIYGAQASDGDNWNDDSSTCHKILIDDIMPHVQYYSYVEITPRDHQALWDEYQSVAQVFPEHFAMEQIIDVGDIYPVFRQLFTQKVAA; this is translated from the coding sequence ATGAGTTACATCATCGACCGTCGCCTGAATGGCAAAAAGAAAAGCACCGTCAATCGTCAACGTTTTTTGCGGCGCTACAAATCGCATATCAAAAAAGCCGTCGGCGAAGCCATGAACAGCCGCTCCATTACCGATATGGGTGCCGGGGAAAAGATCAGCATTCCCACCCGCGACCTCAATGAGCCCATATTCTCCAATGGCCGCGGCGGCCACATGGAACAGGTACTGCCGGGCAACAAGGAATTCGTCACCGGTGACCGCATTCCGAAACCCGGACAGGGCCAGGGACAGGGTAGTGGCGGCAGTGGTGCCAGCGATAGCGGCGAGGGCATGGATGAATTTGCCTTCCAGATCTCCCAGGACGAATTTCTCGAGTTTATGTTCGAGGGCCTGGAACTGCCGAATATGGTGAAACGCAAGCTCGCCGGAAACGACTCATTTCAGGTGGTGCGCGCCGGTATCAGTAACGAGGGCACCCCCGGGCGCCTGAACGTGGTGCGCTCCATGCGATCGGCCAACGCACGACGCATTGCGCTGAGTGGTGGTAAGCGGCGCAACCTGAAACTGCTGGAGCAGGAGCTCGAGGCTGAGGAAAACAAAGACACGGCGCTGCGCGATCAACGCAAGGTGGATGAACTCAGGCTGCAGATCCAGGATCTGAAAAGCCGTATCAGCCGCATTCCCTTCCTCGACGATTTCGACCTAAAATACAATCTGCTGGTGAAACAGCCACGCCCCAGTTCCAAAGCGGTCATGTTCTGCCTGATGGATGTGTCCGGTTCCATGAACCAAGCTACCAAGGATATGGCCAAGCGGTTTTTCCTGCTGCTGTACCTGTTCCTGCAACGCAGTTACGAATACACCGAAGTGGTATTTATCCGCCACCACACCAGCGCCAAGGAAGTGGACGAACAGGAGTTTTTCTATTCCCGGGAAACCGGCGGCACCATTGTATCCAGCGCCCTGAAAATGATGCGCGACATCATGCGCGATCGCTATCCCGCCAGTGAGTGGAATATCTACGGCGCCCAGGCGTCCGATGGCGACAACTGGAACGACGATTCCAGTACCTGCCACAAAATCCTGATCGACGACATCATGCCCCACGTACAGTACTACTCCTATGTGGAAATCACCCCCCGTGATCACCAGGCGTTGTGGGATGAATATCAGAGTGTGGCTCAGGTGTTTCCGGAGCACTTCGCCATGGAACAGATTATCGATGTCGGGGACATCTACCCGGTATTCCGCCAGTTATTTACCCAGAAGGTTGCCGCCTGA
- a CDS encoding response regulator, whose protein sequence is MSEVHVLTTGEAARYCGVNFRTVIRWIERGQLKAYKLPGRGDHRICVEDFVGFLRDNAMPVPAELGTATRKVLLVSDSPEMIGGRQQLQQAGCEVDLASDSFSAGAMLACGKPAMLVLDANLDGVNGFQILDMLRSRSEFSSLSVLLIAPEGDSNQQRWLDAGADAVVAANCDRTELVGRVNLLLDA, encoded by the coding sequence ATGAGCGAAGTGCATGTTCTCACCACCGGGGAAGCTGCCCGGTACTGCGGGGTAAATTTCCGTACGGTTATCCGCTGGATTGAGCGCGGTCAGCTGAAGGCCTACAAGCTTCCGGGGCGGGGTGACCACCGCATCTGTGTGGAAGACTTTGTCGGCTTTCTGCGCGACAACGCCATGCCGGTACCTGCGGAACTGGGCACTGCCACCCGCAAGGTGTTGCTGGTGTCTGACTCGCCGGAAATGATCGGCGGTCGCCAGCAGCTGCAACAGGCCGGTTGTGAAGTGGACCTGGCAAGCGACTCCTTCAGTGCGGGCGCCATGCTCGCTTGCGGTAAACCGGCCATGCTGGTGCTGGACGCCAATCTCGATGGGGTAAATGGTTTCCAGATTCTGGATATGCTGCGTTCGCGCAGTGAGTTTTCTTCTCTGAGCGTTCTGCTGATCGCGCCGGAAGGGGACTCCAATCAGCAGCGCTGGCTGGATGCTGGTGCGGACGCGGTGGTTGCGGCCAATTGCGATCGCACGGAGCTGGTAGGGCGCGTCAACCTGTTGCTGGACGCCTGA